The proteins below are encoded in one region of Populus alba chromosome 2, ASM523922v2, whole genome shotgun sequence:
- the LOC118049396 gene encoding protein LIGHT-DEPENDENT SHORT HYPOCOTYLS 3 — translation MNSIPEMESSNSENISFNNIGNSPTAMSVSNSSSPSSSTAPSRYENQKRRDWNTFGQYLKNHRPPLSLSRCSGAHVLEFLRYLDQFGKTKVHTPICPFYGHPNPPAPCPCPLRQAWGSLDALIGRLRAAFEENGGKPEANPFGARAVRLYLREVRDLQSKARGVSYEKKKRKRPPQQQIQSLPLPLPPPPGAA, via the coding sequence ATGAATTCAATCCCAGAAATGGAGAGCTCCAACTCTGAAAACATAAGTTTCAACAACATAGGCAACAGCCCCACTGCCATGTCAGTCTCAAACTCTTCATCACCGTCCTCCTCCACCGCTCCAAGTCGCTATGAGAATCAAAAGCGCCGAGACTGGAACACCTTTGGTCAATACCTGAAGAACCATAGGCCCCCTCTTTCTCTTTCCAGGTGCAGTGGTGCTCATGTCCTCGAATTCCTTCGCTACCTTGACCAATTTGGCAAAACCAAAGTACACACTCCAATCTGTCCTTTTTATGGCCACCCAAACCCACCTGCCCCTTGCCCCTGCCCTCTCCGCCAGGCCTGGGGTAGCCTTGATGCGCTTATCGGACGCCTCCGAGCAGCCTTCGAGGAAAATGGAGGCAAGCCCGAAGCAAACCCTTTTGGAGCTCGTGCTGTTAGGCTTTATCTTCGTGAGGTTCGTGATTTGCAGTCTAAAGCAAGGGGGGTTAGCTACGAGAAAAAGAAGCGTAAGCGTCCACCACAGCAACAAATCCAATCCCTGCCACTGCCACTTCCACCACCTCCAGGTGCAgcttaa